CGTGGCATGCTGGATGACACGCTGGTCATTTGGGGCGGCGAATTCGGTCGCACACCGATGGGCCAGGGCTCCGGTCGCGATCATCACATCAATGCGTTTTCTGTCTGGCTGGCCGGTGGCGGCATCAAACCAGGTCTCACTTGGGGCAGCACGGATGAGCTGGGATACCGTTTTGTCGATGACGCTCAGAAGATGCACGTGCACGATCTGCATGCCACCATGCTCTACCTGTGTGGCATCGATCATAAACGTCTGACCTTCCGCTCGCAGGGCCGCGATTTCCGCCTCACCGACGTCGCCGGAAATATTGCAAAGGGAATTGTGGCATAGGCCTCGGCAGAATGCATCCGTCGTGGCAAAATGGAGATGAGTTCCAGATTTAATTTCTGCAACTGGGCCGCCGCCACGGTGACAGTGCCTTTTTAGCCATACTGGCTATAAAGAACATTAAATCGCCGCGTCAAACAGGCCACCAATCATTCAATAACGTCGATTTCCACGCAAAAGCGGGCGTTCAGGCGCGAAACACCCATTGGCATCCGAGGTGCTAAGTCCAAGTTGGTCGAACCTTAGGGGGATTCCACTCCGAACTTTCCTGGGGCTCAACCATTGAACCATATCCGCTTTTGTTTCCTGGATGTGGATTGAAACTGAAAACTAATTGGAACTGACTAAAATGAAAAAAATCGCATTGTCGAAATTATTCGTTGCCTTGCTCGGCATCGTGGCGCTGGGCGCCCTGGCGTTCAACATCCTGGCCTACTGCCAGGTTCGCCAGGAAATCACCACAGTTGAAAGGGACGAGCAGGTCGTAAGCAAAATGTTTGAAGTGACCAAATTGATTATACTCAAGCAGCAACTTGGCGATACCAACGCAACAAAACAATTGCTGAGTTCAAGTATCAATGCTGACTTGGCGAGACTAAAAATTCTTAGAGGAGAGGTCAGCCCCACGGTTGATGAGAGCATTAATGTGCTGCTGAAAGTGGCCAGCAAAAATCAGAACGAACAAACAGTTTATAAACTTTCCATGGCACAACCGGTTGCCCGGTAAATAATACGTCGCTTCTCTATACGAAGGCGCGTTGCCCATACTGGGCAACACCGGGCGGGATTACTATCACCAAAATAATTGCCTTATTGTGGAGCACCGAAAAATCAGAATGGATGTCGTGGGATTTCCTGTCGCTTATTCAGCTTCCCGGACAAAGAGGCGGCTGAGCACCTCCTTCCAAATAGCGTTCACGCGAATGATGGAGAGAACATGGTGCTTTTCTTGCCGCCCCATCATAAGCCGATTTGGAAACCGGCGCTCCGTCTTGCTGTCGCCTCCCTCGACCTCACATTGAAATTCATCTCCTGTGCCATTGCATAGTTGGAGCCGGATGGGATCGGTCCCACGATGTAGTCGTGCATTTCCCTTTGTCCATGCTGGTCGAAATGTGCAGCCATGAAATCTCACAGAATAGCCTAAACTGCCAAAATCGCAGGATTCCGAACAAAATATGTCATTTCAGAATGCGGACTGTTGGCATCCAAGATGCTAAACCAGATACGGTCGAACCTCAGGGGGATTCCACTCCGAAACTCTTTAAGGCTCAACCATTGAACCACAGCCACTTATAGTTTGTGGCTGTGGATTGAAACTGAATACAAATCGGAACTGAATAAAAATGAAAAATAATGTAATACTAAAGTTCGTGGTGGCTTTTTTTGGCATCGTGGCAGTCGCTGGTCTGGCGTTTAACATCCTGGCTTATTCCCAACTCAACCAAACTATCCGTACCGCCGAGAATGATGATCAGGTGGTGACCAAAATGGTAGATGTAGCCAATCTGACAAGGCTCCTGATGCAGTTCGATACTGGTAACACGAATCAGACCCGGCAGATGTTGAGCATGCATTTGAATGGCGAGCTCTCCAAAGTGCATGACTTAAAAACTAGCGCGAGCGCATCAATCGAGGAAACCTCTGTCGTGCTTGCCCGGTTGGTCACCAAGGCACAGAGGGAACATGCGGGATATGCTCTCTCCATGGTGCAACCAGCTGCCCATTGAGTCAGATTCCGGTGCCGCAATAGATAACCATGTCAGACAGGCACTTACATACGTCGTCCCGTGCATTTCAGAAGCGAGAGCCCGGGGCGACGGGCTGTAACCAAGTTTTCGGCAGAGATGAGTTTGGCCTGTGCCTTAAGACAAAGTAAAATAATGAGACAGTGTTCGATTTCCTGCCATTCCGGCAGTATTTACTGAAGATGCATAAAAGCTCTTTATCGAAACGATGGAGACTGTTTTTTGGGCTGTCTGAAAAAACAATTGCTACTCCCAAGGATGCCGCCCCCCGCTATCCGCGCCGTATTTCCTCGAGATGGGTAAGGGCTCTTTATCAGAATGGTGGCAGCGACCCTTCAATCTGGCAGAAATAACATTTACCGTTGAGACTTAGGCTTTGGGACGGAGGTTCCAGGTGAAAGCAAGGAGGATGATGGCAAGGGCGACAGAGGCGAAGACAGCGTAGAGCGCCGAGTTCCAGCCATGGTATTCCGCAAGATAGCCAATCCCCTTCCCTTGCACGACGCGACCGATATAGCCGAAGAGTCCTACAAATCCGGCAGCAGTACCGACAGCTTTTTTGGACGTCAGATCAAGGGACATTACGCCGAGCATCATGACCGGGACGTAAACGAGAAAGCCGAAGATCGTTAAAAAGCACATGTCCAACCAAAGCATGCCCTTGGGTGTGAAAATAAGGCCGGCAACAGCGGGAAGCATCGGAATCATACACAACATGCTGACGGCTCCCCGGCGGCCCTGAAACTTATCTGAAATCCACCCCATCAACAGCATGCCTCCAGCCCCGGCGAATTCAATTGCAGTAGTGCTGGCTCCGCCTTGAATCAAGGTCGCACCTCTGGCTTCCTTCAGGTAAGTTGGCCCCCAATCCACCATGCTATAACGTGCGACGTAGACGAAGAAGTTCGCAATCGCAATCAGCCAGAGATATTTATTCTTGAGGATATAGGTGACGAGCAGTTCCTTAAATGACAGTTCCTTTTCATGCACGTCCTTCTCCTCCGGGGGATACTCGTTCTTGTACTCTTCTATGGGCGGCAGACCCACCGATTGCGGAGTGTCACGCATGCGCCAGAAAAGATAAACCGCAGCGACGCAAGCAATGGTTCCTGGAACATAAAAGGCTGAGGACCATCCCCAGTGTTTGGCGCAGAAGGCCGCGAGGATGCCCACGAATCCTCCACCAATATTATGGGCTGTGTTCCAAACTCCAAATATGGTGCCACGTTCTTTGTAGGTGTACCAATGTCCCAACCCGCGAGCGCAGGGACCATACCCCATGCCTTGAATCAATCCATTCAAGGTCCAAAGAGCCAGGTGCATGCCATAGGACATGCTCGCTCCAAAAGCAAAATTGGCAATGGCGCTGAGTATCAGGCCGACGGCAATAAACTTTCTCGGATTGCTCCGATCGGAGAGATACCCCATGAGGAACTTGCCGACACCATAAGAGATGGCCGACATGGCCACGATGTTCCCCAGCATGCTCTTGTCATAATTCAGGGCCTGGCCCATCTCCTTCATCACAGGCCCGAGATTGTTGCGAACCAGGTAAAAGCTTGCGTAACCGATATAAGCGGATTCAAAAATTTGCCAGCGGAAACCAGGATAAACACGATCCACTTCGTCCTTGGGAAGACGTTGAATGTGAGGTGCAGGTTTGAACCAGCGGAATAGCTTGCTGAATCCAGAGCCAGAGTCAGCAATCACAGTCGTTTTCGGCAGGCCAGACTTGGGGTCCGAGATCAACGGTTCTTTCATGCTATGGTCGAAGACTACCGTTCCGAAAGAACGATTGAAATCATTTTAATGTTACGATCCGACCTTGGCCGCAAATTGACGAGTTCCAGGACTGCCTTCAATGCCGGTTGCCGCGTAGTAACGCTTCAATTCAGCATCACGTTCGGCTGCCGACCAGCCTAAAAATTCTGCCATCCAATCCGCGACGCGCCCGGCTTTCTCTGCTGCATCGCGGTAATAATAATGCCAACTGGTGCGGCGAATCATGACGTCATCCAAATGGACGGCCCATTCGCGGGTACAGAAGTGTTGTACGGCGCGATTGTTGAATTCAGGAGGAACGATGGCACTAATACCGCGAGTTTCACTTTCGGGCAACAGAGGTTCTTCTGCGGTGTGGGATGGTTTTATTGCCTGCCCCAGAGTATTTTTCAAAATGGCGTCAACCGTTTGCTCAGCCATGAGGCGATACGTTGTCAACTTGCCGCCAGCGACATCCCACCAACCCGGTTCGGGATTCATAATCTCGTGTGCACGGGAAATGTCCGAAGGCTTGCCATTGGGATCGGCAATTAAGGGGCGCAGTCCAGCCCAGGTGCTGATGATATCCCTTTGGACCAGTTTCACCTGGGGGAAGAATTCGGCGACAGTGCGAAGCACATAATCAATGTCGCTTTGATCCGCCCGAACATCGTCCAGGGAGCCTTTATAATCGGTATCAGTCGTTCCAATAATCAGACGTTCGCCCCACGGAATCACAAACAGAATGCGTTTGCCCTCGGTAATGACGACGGCATCAGGAACGGGCAACCGACTTCGCTCCACTACAATGTGGATGCCTTTGGCGAGACGGAGTTTTACAGAACTGTGAGGCAATCCATCAGCCCATGGACCGGTGGCATTCACCACTGCACGCGCTTGCAGAT
The Pedosphaera parvula Ellin514 DNA segment above includes these coding regions:
- a CDS encoding MFS transporter, whose product is MKEPLISDPKSGLPKTTVIADSGSGFSKLFRWFKPAPHIQRLPKDEVDRVYPGFRWQIFESAYIGYASFYLVRNNLGPVMKEMGQALNYDKSMLGNIVAMSAISYGVGKFLMGYLSDRSNPRKFIAVGLILSAIANFAFGASMSYGMHLALWTLNGLIQGMGYGPCARGLGHWYTYKERGTIFGVWNTAHNIGGGFVGILAAFCAKHWGWSSAFYVPGTIACVAAVYLFWRMRDTPQSVGLPPIEEYKNEYPPEEKDVHEKELSFKELLVTYILKNKYLWLIAIANFFVYVARYSMVDWGPTYLKEARGATLIQGGASTTAIEFAGAGGMLLMGWISDKFQGRRGAVSMLCMIPMLPAVAGLIFTPKGMLWLDMCFLTIFGFLVYVPVMMLGVMSLDLTSKKAVGTAAGFVGLFGYIGRVVQGKGIGYLAEYHGWNSALYAVFASVALAIILLAFTWNLRPKA
- a CDS encoding glycerol-3-phosphate dehydrogenase/oxidase, giving the protein MLPCAACESPSFEQHDFAFGTSSRSSRLLHGGIRYLAQGRVKLVHEASVEKRIIQQIAPHVAEPLAFIFPTYKGTDWPLWQLRIGVKIYDLLCSGKNLGKSSSLSQNKTLEQLPRLKSERLTGAVRYYDGLTNDARLVLDTLRSASKSGATLLNYCKFQTSTFANENWTCKVTDQLTNRAYDLQARAVVNATGPWADGLPHSSVKLRLAKGIHIVVERSRLPVPDAVVITEGKRILFVIPWGERLIIGTTDTDYKGSLDDVRADQSDIDYVLRTVAEFFPQVKLVQRDIISTWAGLRPLIADPNGKPSDISRAHEIMNPEPGWWDVAGGKLTTYRLMAEQTVDAILKNTLGQAIKPSHTAEEPLLPESETRGISAIVPPEFNNRAVQHFCTREWAVHLDDVMIRRTSWHYYYRDAAEKAGRVADWMAEFLGWSAAERDAELKRYYAATGIEGSPGTRQFAAKVGS